The following proteins come from a genomic window of Vibrio vulnificus NBRC 15645 = ATCC 27562:
- a CDS encoding SCO family protein, whose translation MSKNWSLFLVVAFVLGFALKSYLDLQGKVENEATPPTHSAAMLYGQDGQAVNIFDTEDTRIRVVYFGFTRCPDVCPTSLAMLSGALNELDDATKAKLRPLFISLDPERDDAKLSAQYAHYFHPMIEGLSSSLEVTTELAKRYGVIFRKTELKDSELKYTLDHSSYFYFLQPDGTLITKVPHTLTPAPIVEAIKTITQGN comes from the coding sequence ATGAGTAAAAATTGGTCTCTCTTTCTGGTGGTCGCTTTTGTGCTTGGATTTGCACTCAAAAGCTATTTGGATCTGCAAGGTAAAGTGGAAAACGAAGCCACACCACCAACGCACTCAGCCGCAATGCTCTATGGTCAAGACGGGCAAGCGGTGAACATTTTTGACACGGAAGATACACGCATCCGCGTAGTCTATTTTGGTTTTACGCGCTGCCCAGATGTGTGCCCGACGTCTTTGGCGATGCTCTCTGGCGCTTTAAACGAGTTGGACGATGCTACCAAGGCGAAGCTGCGCCCTCTGTTTATTTCGCTCGATCCAGAGCGTGATGACGCAAAGCTTTCTGCGCAGTACGCCCACTATTTCCACCCAATGATTGAAGGGCTCTCTTCTTCACTGGAGGTCACCACGGAACTGGCCAAACGCTACGGAGTCATTTTCCGCAAAACAGAATTGAAAGACTCAGAGTTGAAGTACACGCTCGATCACAGCTCTTACTTCTACTTTTTGCAGCCCGATGGCACCTTGATCACCAAAGTGCCACACACCTTAACTCCCGCTCCGATTGTCGAAGCAATAAAAACGATAACCCAAGGAAATTAG
- a CDS encoding copper chaperone PCu(A)C — protein sequence MKLKALALAALLVSPLVSAQMDLMAHHPYARAMAPGAVNSAVFVELMNRSDNVRTIVAAETPAAGKVELHDVIKEGDVMKMRQVESIEIPAKGKTVLKPGSLHIMLFDLKAPLNEGEQIDVTVTFANGEKMTFQAPVKKVMKGMQHSGH from the coding sequence ATGAAACTTAAAGCTCTCGCGCTTGCCGCACTACTTGTCAGCCCGTTGGTTAGCGCGCAAATGGATCTCATGGCTCACCACCCTTATGCCCGAGCGATGGCCCCGGGTGCCGTGAACAGTGCGGTCTTTGTGGAACTGATGAACCGCAGTGACAACGTGCGTACGATTGTTGCCGCAGAAACGCCAGCAGCAGGCAAAGTGGAACTGCATGACGTCATCAAAGAAGGCGATGTGATGAAGATGCGTCAAGTTGAATCGATTGAAATCCCAGCGAAAGGCAAAACCGTGCTCAAACCGGGCAGCCTTCACATCATGCTGTTTGATCTCAAAGCGCCATTGAATGAAGGTGAGCAGATCGATGTCACAGTGACTTTCGCCAACGGTGAAAAGATGACCTTCCAAGCGCCAGTGAAAAAAGTGATGAAAGGCATGCAGCACTCAGGCCATTAA
- the rsgA gene encoding ribosome small subunit-dependent GTPase A, with amino-acid sequence MNNTMTSSQPYTLTQLGWKPFFQQQLTLEDYENTQICRVIAHHRSGYQLCSEQGRFHLAIHHAQPKMTVGDWVLLDDQQQFKRLLERQSELSRKAAGSKIAEQLIATNVDTLFIVCSLNDDFNLSRIERYLSIAKEAHIEPVVVLTKADLSQQAEQNITQVKQLSAALWVEAVNALDPASVAALQPWCAKGRTVAFIGSSGVGKSTLTNTLLGVETQQTGGIREDDSKGRHTTTARSVHMIPDGALIIDTPGMRELQLADCREGVSETFAEIETLAQHCRFKDCQHQQEPGCAVQQAIDCGTLEARRLQNYFKLQREQAYNASTFAEQRSRMKQFGKMCRHIQSDKQKLKTTY; translated from the coding sequence ATGAACAACACAATGACGTCTTCTCAGCCTTACACTTTGACTCAACTAGGCTGGAAACCATTTTTTCAACAACAACTGACGCTTGAAGATTATGAAAATACGCAAATCTGCCGAGTGATCGCCCATCATCGCAGTGGTTATCAGCTTTGCAGTGAACAAGGACGCTTTCACCTTGCCATTCACCATGCACAACCGAAAATGACGGTTGGCGATTGGGTTTTGCTCGATGATCAGCAACAGTTTAAACGTCTACTTGAACGCCAAAGCGAACTCAGTCGCAAAGCGGCTGGCAGTAAAATCGCGGAGCAGTTGATTGCCACCAATGTCGATACACTGTTTATCGTCTGCTCGCTCAATGATGACTTTAACCTCAGCCGCATTGAGCGCTATTTGAGCATTGCAAAAGAAGCGCACATCGAGCCTGTGGTGGTCCTCACCAAAGCCGATTTATCTCAGCAGGCAGAGCAAAACATCACGCAGGTTAAGCAACTCAGTGCAGCGCTATGGGTAGAGGCAGTGAATGCGCTCGACCCTGCTAGCGTCGCGGCATTACAACCTTGGTGTGCCAAAGGCAGAACAGTGGCCTTTATTGGTTCTTCCGGTGTGGGTAAATCCACACTCACCAATACCTTACTTGGTGTAGAAACCCAACAAACCGGTGGGATTCGTGAAGATGACAGCAAAGGCCGCCATACCACCACGGCTCGCTCTGTTCATATGATCCCTGACGGCGCATTGATCATCGATACACCGGGAATGCGTGAACTTCAGCTTGCCGATTGTCGTGAGGGCGTCAGCGAGACGTTTGCTGAGATCGAAACGCTCGCGCAGCACTGTCGCTTTAAAGATTGCCAGCATCAGCAAGAGCCAGGATGCGCAGTTCAACAAGCGATTGACTGTGGCACACTAGAAGCCCGACGTTTACAAAACTACTTTAAGCTGCAACGAGAACAGGCCTACAACGCTTCAACGTTTGCAGAGCAAAGGAGCCGAATGAAGCAATTTGGCAAAATGTGTCGTCATATTCAAAGTGACAAGCAAAAACTCAAAACCACCTATTAA
- the sstT gene encoding serine/threonine transporter SstT has protein sequence MQHNSLIARFARGNLVIQILVGIILGISLALVSPSSAESVGMLGSLFVGALKAIAPILVFILVAASIANQKKNQHTHMRPIIVMYLAGTFFAALTAVVLSFMFPTTLTLVTGAEGANPPQGIMEVIKTLLFKLVDNPVNALMSANYIGILAWGVGLGLALHHASDTTKAVFEDLSHSVSHIVRFIIRLAPFGIFGLVASTFATTGFDALAGYAHLLVVLLSAMAIIALIVNPAMVYAKTKQNPYPLVFQCLRESGVTAFFTRSSAANIPVNMSLCEKLKLDEDTYSVSIPLGATINMAGAAITITTLTLAAVHTMGIEVDLMTALLLSVVAAVSACGASGVAGGSLLLIPLACGLFGISNDIAMQVVAVGFIIGVIQDSAETALNSSTDVVFTAAVCESEAQKAKG, from the coding sequence ATGCAACATAACAGTCTTATCGCCCGATTTGCCCGAGGCAATCTGGTGATCCAAATTTTAGTCGGTATCATCCTCGGTATCTCGCTGGCCTTAGTTTCACCAAGCTCAGCGGAAAGTGTCGGCATGCTGGGCAGCTTGTTTGTCGGCGCACTGAAAGCGATCGCTCCAATTCTTGTTTTCATTTTGGTCGCCGCGTCTATCGCTAATCAAAAGAAAAACCAACACACCCATATGCGTCCTATCATTGTGATGTACCTAGCGGGCACCTTCTTTGCAGCTCTGACAGCCGTTGTTTTGAGCTTCATGTTCCCGACGACATTAACCTTGGTCACTGGCGCTGAAGGGGCAAATCCTCCTCAAGGCATTATGGAAGTGATCAAAACCTTGCTGTTCAAGTTGGTTGATAACCCAGTTAATGCACTAATGAGCGCGAACTACATTGGTATTTTGGCATGGGGTGTCGGCCTTGGTTTGGCACTTCACCACGCATCAGACACCACCAAAGCGGTATTTGAAGACCTGAGCCACAGTGTTTCTCACATCGTGCGCTTCATTATTCGTCTTGCGCCATTTGGTATCTTTGGCTTAGTGGCGTCTACATTCGCTACTACAGGTTTCGATGCCTTAGCTGGCTACGCTCACCTATTGGTGGTATTGCTGAGCGCTATGGCGATCATTGCGTTGATCGTTAACCCAGCTATGGTTTACGCGAAAACCAAGCAAAACCCATATCCATTGGTGTTCCAATGCCTACGTGAAAGTGGTGTAACGGCCTTCTTCACCCGTTCGAGCGCGGCAAACATCCCTGTGAACATGTCATTGTGTGAAAAACTGAAGTTAGACGAAGATACTTACTCTGTCTCTATCCCACTGGGTGCAACCATCAACATGGCGGGTGCGGCCATCACTATCACCACACTGACGCTGGCTGCCGTTCATACCATGGGTATCGAAGTAGACTTGATGACAGCGCTTCTACTGAGCGTCGTTGCCGCAGTGTCTGCTTGTGGTGCATCTGGTGTTGCTGGCGGTTCTTTGCTCCTGATCCCACTTGCGTGTGGCCTGTTTGGTATTTCAAACGACATCGCGATGCAAGTGGTCGCGGTTGGCTTCATCATCGGTGTGATTCAAGATTCTGCTGAAACGGCGCTAAACAGCTCAACGGACGTGGTATTTACTGCTGCTGTCTGCGAGTCAGAAGCGCAGAAAGCAAAAGGTTAA
- the pdxY gene encoding pyridoxal kinase PdxY: MQGILSIQSHVAYGHAGNSSAVFPMQRMGFEVWPIHTVQFSNHTQYQEGWTGRAFSADDISELVRGLNNIGALEKCQAVLTGYQGSAEQCLAVEETVTKVKQANPEALYVCDPVMGAPDKGCIVAPGIAENLLNRLMPMADVIVPNQFELSQFAEMEIHTLDDAFNACQRALVKGPKVVLVKHLYCLSDDSFNMLLATQEGTYLAKRPHFEFAKAPVGAGDLISAIFTAGLLKGWTPKQAFQHCHDACYGVLNATYQAGEWELQTIAAQQEFVEPSKHFPLEEVTLKTVE, from the coding sequence ATGCAAGGTATCCTCTCCATCCAGTCACACGTTGCTTATGGCCATGCCGGTAACAGCAGTGCTGTCTTCCCAATGCAACGCATGGGCTTTGAAGTGTGGCCGATCCACACGGTTCAATTTTCTAACCACACCCAGTACCAAGAAGGTTGGACCGGTCGTGCGTTTTCGGCTGATGACATCAGCGAACTGGTTCGTGGCCTTAACAATATTGGTGCACTTGAGAAGTGCCAAGCGGTACTGACTGGCTATCAAGGCAGTGCTGAGCAATGTCTGGCAGTCGAAGAAACCGTCACCAAAGTCAAACAAGCAAATCCTGAAGCGCTTTATGTGTGTGACCCCGTGATGGGCGCGCCAGACAAAGGCTGTATTGTCGCGCCGGGGATTGCGGAAAACTTATTAAACCGCCTCATGCCAATGGCGGACGTGATTGTGCCTAACCAGTTCGAGTTAAGCCAATTTGCCGAAATGGAAATTCACACGTTGGATGATGCGTTCAACGCTTGCCAGCGTGCACTAGTAAAAGGTCCTAAAGTGGTGTTGGTGAAACACCTTTACTGTTTGTCGGATGATAGCTTCAATATGCTACTTGCGACGCAAGAAGGTACTTACCTAGCGAAGCGCCCTCATTTTGAATTTGCTAAAGCCCCGGTTGGCGCGGGCGATTTGATTTCGGCGATTTTCACTGCGGGTCTATTGAAAGGTTGGACGCCAAAACAAGCCTTCCAGCACTGTCACGATGCGTGCTACGGCGTGCTGAACGCGACTTACCAAGCGGGCGAATGGGAACTGCAAACCATCGCTGCGCAGCAAGAATTTGTTGAGCCTAGCAAGCACTTTCCGCTGGAAGAAGTTACGTTGAAAACGGTTGAATAG
- the potE gene encoding putrescine-ornithine antiporter: MSTETKKMSVVQLTILTFINMAGSGIIMLPSKLAQVGTISILSWLITAAGSLALAYVFAKCGRFSKRDGGMNGYASYAFGKSGAFMAGWTYGLSLLIANIAIAITCVGYGSAFFEVTLSPVETCLYTIAILWICTFANFGGAKITGQIGSFTVWGVILPVCSLGIVGWFWFNPTMYVEAWNPHHLPFGEAVSASIAMTLWAFLGLESACANSDAVDNPEKNVPIAVLGGTLIAAVVYIVSTNICSGIVANADLAASTAPFSTVWTVMLGSTAGKMVAGMAVLACAGSLLGWQFTIASVFKSSSDAGFFPKLFSEVDKRGTPIKGMVAITVIQSVLSLMTISPTLNEQFEALVNLAVVTNVIPYILCMGAIFIMQQVAHVPEREMKTTNIIALVGSLYSFYALYGSGYEAMMWGSIVTFLGWSAYGLIAAKHEPLAN; encoded by the coding sequence ATGAGTACTGAAACCAAAAAAATGTCGGTGGTGCAATTGACCATTCTGACGTTCATTAACATGGCTGGCTCGGGCATCATCATGTTGCCAAGTAAGTTAGCGCAAGTAGGCACGATTTCGATTCTATCTTGGCTGATCACCGCGGCGGGCTCATTGGCTCTTGCTTATGTCTTTGCAAAGTGTGGTCGTTTTAGTAAGCGTGATGGTGGGATGAACGGTTATGCCTCGTACGCGTTTGGTAAATCGGGTGCGTTTATGGCGGGTTGGACCTACGGCTTGTCATTGTTGATTGCCAACATTGCGATTGCGATTACCTGTGTCGGTTATGGCTCGGCTTTCTTCGAAGTGACTTTGTCGCCAGTCGAAACCTGTCTGTACACCATCGCTATCCTTTGGATCTGTACCTTCGCTAACTTTGGTGGTGCGAAGATCACGGGTCAAATCGGCTCGTTTACGGTTTGGGGCGTTATCCTTCCTGTGTGTTCTTTGGGAATTGTGGGTTGGTTCTGGTTTAACCCAACCATGTACGTAGAAGCGTGGAACCCACATCATCTGCCATTTGGTGAAGCGGTGAGTGCATCCATTGCGATGACTCTTTGGGCGTTCTTAGGTTTGGAATCGGCTTGCGCCAACTCCGATGCGGTGGACAACCCAGAAAAGAACGTGCCGATTGCAGTATTGGGCGGTACGCTGATTGCGGCGGTGGTTTACATTGTTTCAACCAACATCTGTTCTGGCATTGTGGCGAATGCTGATCTTGCGGCATCGACAGCGCCATTCTCAACCGTATGGACAGTGATGCTAGGCTCAACCGCTGGCAAAATGGTCGCGGGTATGGCGGTACTGGCTTGCGCCGGTTCACTACTGGGTTGGCAGTTCACTATCGCGTCGGTATTCAAATCCTCTTCGGATGCTGGCTTCTTCCCAAAACTGTTCTCAGAAGTTGATAAACGCGGCACGCCCATCAAAGGGATGGTGGCCATCACGGTTATCCAATCGGTGTTGTCTTTAATGACTATCTCACCCACATTGAACGAGCAGTTTGAAGCGCTGGTGAACCTTGCGGTAGTAACCAACGTGATTCCTTACATTCTCTGTATGGGCGCAATCTTCATCATGCAGCAAGTAGCGCACGTGCCTGAGCGCGAAATGAAAACCACCAACATCATCGCTTTGGTTGGTTCTCTCTACAGCTTCTACGCGTTGTATGGTTCGGGCTACGAAGCCATGATGTGGGGTTCAATCGTTACCTTCCTAGGTTGGAGTGCTTATGGCTTGATCGCGGCCAAGCACGAACCTTTAGCCAATTAA